In a genomic window of Anoxybacter fermentans:
- a CDS encoding YkuS family protein has translation MSKGRVVVDDELRNIKSALEEQGYEVLGMDALGQNPDAVIVSGIDDNLMGMQGIQVKAPVISASGMNANQVINELNKKIMKTK, from the coding sequence ATGAGTAAAGGAAGAGTTGTTGTTGATGACGAACTGAGAAATATTAAATCTGCTCTAGAGGAGCAGGGATATGAAGTTCTCGGTATGGATGCACTGGGCCAAAATCCCGATGCGGTAATCGTTAGCGGAATTGATGATAATTTAATGGGTATGCAAGGTATACAGGTTAAGGCTCCTGTGATTTCGGCTAGCGGAATGAATGCTAATCAAGTAATTAATGAATTGAATAAGAAGATAATGAAAACAAAATAA
- the yyaC gene encoding spore protease YyaC has translation MKLKPGAKTETRIHMDTPLAQMKLKDTILSFLYKYKSKITDPTIILCIGTDRSTGDALGPLVGTKLTQYKLPYIRVYGNLDNPVHAANLDETIAKIHTTYHYPFIIAIDAGLGRHSSVGMIDVKDGPLKPGTGVNKELTPVGNMHLTGLVNIGGYMEYFVLQSTRLSLVMKMADIIAYGIQAGIREFFQKQAQAE, from the coding sequence ATGAAACTTAAACCTGGAGCAAAAACTGAAACCCGTATCCACATGGACACTCCTTTAGCACAAATGAAACTAAAAGACACCATTCTCAGCTTTCTATACAAATATAAATCTAAAATCACCGACCCTACAATTATCCTCTGTATCGGGACTGACCGTTCTACAGGAGATGCTTTGGGACCACTGGTAGGAACTAAATTAACTCAATACAAATTACCTTACATTCGTGTTTACGGTAATTTAGATAATCCGGTTCATGCCGCCAATTTGGATGAAACTATTGCAAAAATCCATACTACATACCATTATCCTTTTATTATTGCTATTGATGCTGGGCTTGGGCGACATAGTAGTGTTGGAATGATAGATGTCAAAGATGGTCCCTTAAAACCAGGAACCGGGGTAAATAAAGAATTAACTCCTGTCGGAAATATGCACTTAACTGGGCTAGTTAATATCGGTGGATATATGGAATACTTTGTTCTTCAAAGTACCAGACTCAGTCTGGTAATGAAAATGGCAGATATTATCGCCTACGGCATTCAGGCTGGAATTCGAGAATTTTTTCAGAAACAGGCTCAAGCTGAATAA
- a CDS encoding DUF4446 family protein, giving the protein MQEFMNKLQTDLLFFIQIGMLVVLFILVIINSIRISRLKKKLKQITHNQDGKNIETIIKDYYGDIDKVKETQAKILTKQQEIAAILQRCITKVGMVRFNPFKDMGGDQSFAIALLDRENNGIVISSLYGRTNSRFYGKPIIKGQSSYTLSEEEKEAIRRAIAGKIDQ; this is encoded by the coding sequence ATGCAGGAATTTATGAATAAACTTCAGACTGATCTGTTATTTTTCATTCAAATAGGGATGCTAGTAGTGCTCTTTATATTGGTCATTATTAATTCAATTCGTATTTCCAGGTTAAAAAAGAAATTAAAACAGATTACTCACAATCAGGATGGAAAGAACATAGAAACAATAATTAAAGATTACTATGGAGATATTGATAAGGTTAAAGAGACTCAGGCTAAAATTTTAACAAAACAACAGGAAATTGCAGCAATTCTTCAGCGGTGTATTACAAAAGTGGGAATGGTCAGGTTTAATCCTTTTAAAGATATGGGGGGAGACCAGAGTTTTGCCATTGCTCTTTTAGATAGAGAAAATAATGGAATTGTAATAAGCAGTTTATATGGCCGAACTAATTCCCGTTTTTATGGTAAACCTATTATAAAAGGTCAATCTTCCTATACTCTTTCTGAAGAGGAAAAAGAGGCAATTCGTCGTGCTATAGCAGGAAAAATTGACCAATAA
- a CDS encoding protease complex subunit PrcB family protein, whose amino-acid sequence MEKIEFSEVKEVEQLKVEDYKCMKEDGQWMLILARGECRTAGYDIFLKEVTIDEGVLTAIVSYKDPDPAGFTAMVITYPTRKYILKLEKEPQKVIFKDENGDILKVIHN is encoded by the coding sequence GTGGAAAAGATTGAATTTAGCGAAGTCAAAGAAGTTGAGCAGTTAAAGGTAGAGGATTATAAATGTATGAAAGAAGATGGTCAATGGATGTTGATACTGGCACGGGGAGAATGTCGGACTGCCGGTTATGATATATTTTTAAAAGAGGTAACTATAGACGAAGGAGTATTAACAGCAATAGTAAGTTATAAAGACCCTGATCCAGCAGGTTTTACTGCGATGGTGATTACATATCCGACCCGTAAATATATTTTAAAATTAGAAAAAGAGCCACAGAAGGTTATATTTAAAGATGAAAATGGAGATATCCTCAAAGTAATCCACAATTAA
- a CDS encoding diacylglycerol/lipid kinase family protein has product MRFLFIVNPIAGRGEGKKKWEQIKVVVEELKLDYEVVFTGEPGESVFLAEEGVAKGFDVLVAVGGDGTVNEVVRGIIEAGAKGDVKLGIVPAGTGNDLVRTLDIPFNIKEAVHVLKNGHVKNIDLGKVNGDYFLNVVGIGFDAAVAEEINNNIRWLKGTAAYLYGIFKMIFQYKSPEMVIKIDDRELEGRFFLVAIANAKYYGGGMMIAPDADPADGLFDICVIKDVSQMEVLKVLPALFKGNHVKHPAVKVYRGRKVFVKSKKRVLVQADGELKGTVPMSFEIEAKTFPVLVP; this is encoded by the coding sequence ATGAGATTTTTGTTTATAGTAAATCCCATAGCTGGACGGGGAGAAGGAAAAAAGAAATGGGAACAGATAAAAGTTGTAGTTGAAGAGTTAAAACTGGATTATGAAGTGGTTTTTACTGGAGAACCGGGTGAGAGTGTGTTTTTAGCAGAAGAGGGTGTGGCAAAAGGGTTTGATGTATTAGTTGCAGTTGGTGGAGATGGAACGGTTAATGAAGTTGTAAGAGGAATTATTGAAGCGGGGGCTAAAGGTGATGTCAAACTGGGTATTGTTCCGGCAGGTACCGGAAATGATCTGGTCCGCACTTTAGATATCCCCTTTAATATTAAAGAAGCGGTCCATGTATTAAAAAATGGACATGTAAAAAATATAGATCTGGGTAAAGTGAATGGCGATTACTTTTTAAATGTAGTAGGGATTGGCTTTGATGCGGCTGTAGCAGAGGAAATTAATAATAATATCCGTTGGCTAAAAGGAACAGCAGCTTATTTATATGGGATATTTAAAATGATATTTCAATATAAAAGTCCGGAGATGGTAATTAAGATCGATGATCGGGAATTAGAAGGGCGATTTTTTTTGGTAGCTATTGCTAATGCCAAATATTATGGTGGGGGAATGATGATTGCACCTGATGCAGATCCAGCAGATGGTCTATTTGATATTTGTGTTATAAAAGATGTAAGTCAGATGGAGGTACTTAAGGTATTACCTGCCCTCTTTAAGGGAAATCATGTAAAACATCCAGCAGTTAAAGTATACCGGGGTAGGAAAGTGTTCGTAAAATCTAAAAAAAGGGTTTTGGTACAGGCTGATGGGGAATTAAAGGGTACTGTACCGATGAGCTTTGAGATTGAAGCTAAAACTTTTCCGGTTCTGGTGCCTTAA
- a CDS encoding radical SAM/SPASM domain-containing protein yields MVTPDKRLILNKYPLKELFVEITDKCNLLCKHCSTEAGPTGEQQLNFKKIVEIIDEAYNLGVRYFCISGGEPLLHPDVFEMIEYAKKRGMKKVTLYSCGYITGNLQKNKTLLERLASSKLDRIIFSLHSSDPMIHDQITGIKGSYEFAIKAIQYAVTKKMKVEVHCVPMSYNFKTIPSLLRLCEKLGVEQLSLLRLVKQGRCMDNPDLVMSKRQLNVFREIINKLKNGNYKTRLRLGAPFNCLFLDRYTKCTAALCKILISADGSLFPCEAFKTSARPAPNIYKMSLFEYWSKDPLLWKLREDRQKITKACKDCESLEKCRGGCPGQRYLIDKNFTKKDPLCYWKVNGVEKVV; encoded by the coding sequence ATGGTAACTCCCGATAAAAGATTAATACTTAACAAGTATCCATTGAAAGAGTTGTTTGTTGAGATAACTGACAAATGTAATTTATTGTGTAAACATTGCTCTACTGAAGCTGGTCCTACAGGAGAACAGCAGTTAAATTTTAAAAAAATAGTAGAAATAATTGATGAAGCCTATAATTTGGGTGTTCGTTATTTTTGTATTTCGGGAGGAGAACCATTGCTTCATCCAGATGTATTTGAAATGATTGAGTATGCAAAAAAAAGAGGGATGAAAAAGGTTACTCTTTATAGTTGTGGTTATATTACAGGAAATCTACAAAAGAACAAAACTTTGTTAGAAAGGTTAGCTAGTTCTAAATTAGACAGGATTATATTTAGTTTGCATAGTTCAGATCCAATGATTCATGACCAAATTACTGGAATAAAAGGTAGTTATGAATTTGCGATTAAGGCTATTCAGTATGCTGTGACGAAAAAAATGAAAGTTGAGGTTCATTGTGTTCCTATGTCCTATAATTTTAAAACTATTCCTTCTCTATTGAGGTTATGTGAAAAACTTGGAGTAGAACAGTTAAGTTTATTGCGTCTGGTAAAACAAGGAAGATGCATGGATAATCCGGATTTAGTGATGTCTAAAAGGCAATTAAATGTTTTTAGAGAAATAATAAATAAATTGAAAAACGGTAATTATAAGACCCGGTTACGTTTGGGCGCTCCTTTTAATTGTTTATTTTTGGATAGATATACCAAATGTACTGCTGCATTATGCAAAATTTTAATATCTGCAGATGGTTCACTATTTCCGTGCGAAGCTTTTAAAACTTCAGCACGACCAGCTCCTAATATTTATAAGATGAGTTTATTTGAATATTGGAGCAAAGATCCATTACTTTGGAAATTAAGAGAAGATCGTCAGAAAATAACAAAAGCCTGTAAGGATTGTGAGAGTCTTGAAAAATGTCGCGGTGGATGTCCTGGGCAGAGGTATTTAATAGATAAAAATTTTACAAAAAAAGATCCTTTATGTTATTGGAAAGTAAATGGAGTAGAAAAAGTAGTATAG
- a CDS encoding bactofilin family protein: MFGKKKSKENPTRVETVIGKGTSINGDLYCKGSLRVEGKIEGGEVVAAGDVFVGQGGRIVANIKGRNVIIAGDVRGDVDAKEKLEIVPTGVLIGDIVMSTLVIEDGATFKGKSESRKGTETQSSLIAKESAAATKEEEKGNKNK; the protein is encoded by the coding sequence ATGTTCGGTAAAAAAAAGAGTAAAGAAAACCCGACACGTGTTGAAACGGTTATTGGTAAAGGTACAAGTATAAATGGTGACTTATACTGTAAAGGATCCCTTCGGGTAGAGGGAAAGATAGAAGGAGGAGAAGTTGTTGCCGCTGGTGATGTGTTTGTAGGTCAGGGTGGACGGATTGTAGCTAACATAAAAGGAAGGAATGTAATTATTGCTGGTGATGTTCGCGGTGATGTAGATGCCAAAGAGAAGCTGGAGATTGTTCCAACTGGTGTTCTTATAGGTGATATTGTAATGTCGACTCTGGTTATAGAAGATGGTGCAACATTTAAAGGTAAAAGTGAATCACGGAAAGGTACAGAGACCCAATCCAGTCTAATTGCGAAGGAATCAGCTGCAGCTACGAAAGAAGAGGAAAAGGGTAATAAAAACAAATAA
- a CDS encoding dCTP deaminase domain-containing protein, with translation MSIITSKKKIENFFEKGFNDKCFCGWSYDLRLGNEVFITSEKEPFILTDENPFVVIKPGDFALLITEEEIKLDENHMAFISVKFTYKKRGLINISGFHVDPTYKGKIIFSVYNAGPNDIVLKKGQPVFMIFFQELKNNLGESYYRGEESCYKNIPVEMMTDIRGASASLSENASKIERLENTLKIYGGIAIAIIGALLSYIFANGSG, from the coding sequence GTGTCTATAATTACCTCTAAAAAGAAAATAGAAAATTTTTTTGAAAAAGGTTTTAACGATAAATGTTTTTGTGGTTGGTCGTATGACTTACGTTTGGGGAATGAGGTTTTTATTACTTCTGAAAAAGAACCATTTATTCTTACTGATGAAAATCCTTTTGTAGTTATTAAACCTGGAGATTTTGCATTATTAATAACAGAGGAAGAGATAAAGTTAGACGAAAATCATATGGCATTTATTTCAGTAAAATTTACATATAAAAAGAGAGGCCTTATCAATATTTCTGGTTTTCACGTTGATCCGACATATAAGGGTAAGATTATCTTTTCTGTATATAATGCTGGACCCAATGATATTGTATTAAAAAAAGGACAACCAGTTTTTATGATCTTTTTTCAAGAACTGAAGAATAATTTGGGAGAAAGTTATTATAGAGGGGAAGAAAGTTGTTATAAAAATATCCCAGTAGAAATGATGACAGATATAAGGGGAGCGAGTGCTTCCCTATCAGAAAACGCGAGTAAAATTGAACGTCTTGAAAATACTTTAAAAATATATGGTGGTATTGCAATTGCTATAATAGGTGCATTATTAAGTTATATATTTGCAAATGGTTCAGGTTAA
- a CDS encoding M23 family metallopeptidase, which yields MRWRRTRKRLKKYLFERLTLTLIPHSRGSMRSIRLPRIVFIFIILSLVAYFVSVTYLYQNYFNRYKQALDTIVSLQKLKTENMTLKTGLAQVAKETEKMRKILLELEKKGEHIESLISDTSVATETNVVKDLILFNYKLLDDEGMQPLGGGEGEGLLKSNGFELLSQIREELRMLRVEIPLQKSILEELQMDVEEYNALMAATPRGWPLDDDGKGYISSEFGFRKDPVTNEQAFHEGIDIAVWYGTPVLATADGKVIYAGWKSGYGKVVIIDHGYGYQTVYGHNSKLVVRKGQRVKRGDIIAYSGNSGKSTGPHLHYEVRVNGVPKNPIEFIKFR from the coding sequence GTGAGATGGAGAAGAACTAGAAAAAGGTTAAAAAAATATCTTTTTGAGCGTTTAACTCTCACTTTGATCCCACATTCCAGAGGTTCTATGCGGAGTATTCGGCTTCCGCGAATAGTTTTTATTTTTATAATCTTAAGTTTAGTAGCATATTTTGTCTCTGTTACATATCTTTATCAAAATTATTTTAACAGATATAAGCAAGCATTGGATACTATAGTTTCACTTCAAAAATTAAAAACGGAAAATATGACTTTGAAAACAGGATTAGCTCAGGTAGCAAAAGAAACAGAAAAGATGCGAAAGATTCTTTTAGAGTTAGAGAAAAAGGGTGAACATATTGAATCACTAATATCAGATACTTCAGTAGCAACAGAGACAAATGTAGTAAAAGATTTAATCCTTTTTAATTATAAGTTATTAGATGATGAAGGTATGCAACCTCTGGGTGGTGGAGAAGGAGAAGGGCTTTTAAAGAGTAATGGATTTGAACTATTGAGTCAGATCCGTGAAGAGTTAAGAATGCTCAGAGTAGAAATTCCACTTCAAAAAAGTATTCTGGAAGAATTGCAAATGGATGTAGAAGAATATAATGCTTTAATGGCCGCTACCCCCAGAGGATGGCCTTTAGATGATGATGGGAAGGGGTATATTTCTTCAGAGTTTGGTTTTAGAAAAGATCCAGTAACTAACGAACAGGCTTTTCATGAAGGTATAGATATCGCGGTCTGGTATGGTACACCGGTATTGGCAACGGCAGATGGAAAAGTTATATATGCTGGCTGGAAAAGTGGTTATGGTAAGGTTGTGATTATTGATCATGGCTATGGATATCAGACAGTCTATGGTCACAATAGTAAACTGGTGGTAAGAAAGGGCCAGAGGGTTAAGAGAGGAGATATTATCGCATATTCAGGAAATTCCGGAAAAAGTACAGGTCCCCATCTTCACTATGAAGTTAGAGTTAACGGTGTTCCAAAAAATCCTATAGAATTTATTAAATTTAGATGA